The following proteins are co-located in the Pseudomonas fluorescens genome:
- the ybaK gene encoding Cys-tRNA(Pro) deacylase, with translation MTPALDLLKKVRAEHHIHSYEHDPKAASYGLEAAEKLGLDPAQVFKTLLASSEKGELLVAVVPVVGSLDLKALAHAAGVKKVEMADPAAAQRSTGYLLGGISPLGQKKRLRTFIDVTAQPFATIFVSAGRRGLEVELPAAVLAEHTQAKFAPIGRG, from the coding sequence ATGACCCCCGCACTGGACCTGTTGAAAAAAGTTCGCGCCGAACATCATATTCACAGTTACGAACATGACCCCAAGGCTGCGTCGTATGGCTTGGAGGCTGCGGAAAAGTTGGGGCTCGATCCAGCGCAGGTGTTCAAGACCTTGCTGGCCAGCAGTGAGAAAGGTGAATTGCTGGTGGCGGTGGTGCCGGTCGTCGGAAGTCTGGATTTAAAAGCGTTGGCCCACGCGGCGGGGGTGAAAAAAGTCGAGATGGCCGACCCGGCAGCAGCGCAACGCTCCACCGGCTACCTGTTAGGCGGCATCAGCCCGTTGGGGCAAAAAAAGCGCTTACGCACGTTCATTGATGTAACGGCGCAGCCGTTCGCGACGATTTTTGTCAGTGCGGGAAGAAGGGGATTGGAAGTTGAACTGCCCGCGGCGGTGTTGGCTGAGCATACCCAGGCCAAATTTGCGCCGATTGGTCGGGGCTGA
- a CDS encoding DeoR/GlpR family transcriptional regulator, which yields MNLPPRQQQILELVRERGYVSIEEMAQLFVVTPQTIRRDINQLADANLLRRYHGGAAYDSSVENTAYAMRADQMRDEKQRIGEAIAAQIPDHASLFINIGTTTESIARALLNHNHLKIITNNLNVATMLSAKDDFDVLLTGGNVRRDGGVVGQASVDFINQFKVDFALVGISGIDEDGSLLDFDYQEVRVSQAIIANARQVILAADSSKFGRNAMIRLGPISLVDCLVTDQQPVPALVQLLNQHKVRLEVV from the coding sequence ATGAATCTGCCTCCCCGCCAGCAACAAATCCTCGAACTGGTCCGCGAACGCGGTTACGTCAGTATCGAGGAGATGGCGCAGCTATTCGTTGTCACCCCGCAAACCATCCGCCGCGATATCAACCAGCTGGCGGACGCCAATCTGCTGCGCCGCTACCACGGCGGCGCCGCCTATGACTCCAGTGTCGAGAACACCGCGTACGCCATGCGTGCCGACCAGATGCGCGATGAGAAACAACGCATCGGCGAAGCCATTGCCGCGCAAATCCCCGACCACGCCTCGTTGTTCATCAATATCGGCACCACGACCGAATCGATCGCGCGTGCGCTGCTCAATCACAATCACCTGAAAATCATCACCAACAACCTCAACGTCGCCACCATGCTCAGTGCCAAGGACGATTTCGATGTGTTGTTGACCGGCGGTAATGTGCGCCGTGATGGCGGTGTGGTCGGTCAGGCCAGTGTCGACTTCATCAACCAGTTCAAGGTTGATTTTGCCCTGGTGGGTATCAGCGGCATCGACGAAGACGGCAGCCTGCTCGACTTTGATTATCAGGAAGTGCGGGTTTCCCAGGCGATCATCGCCAATGCACGCCAAGTCATCCTGGCGGCGGACTCCAGTAAATTCGGGCGCAACGCCATGATTCGCTTGGGGCCGATCAGTTTGGTCGACTGTCTGGTGACGGATCAGCAGCCAGTGCCGGCACTGGTGCAGTTGTTGAACCAGCACAAGGTTCGGCTGGAAGTGGTTTAG
- a CDS encoding glutamate/aspartate ABC transporter substrate-binding protein, translating into MRIVPHILGAAIAAALISTPVFAAELTGTLKKINDSGTITLAHRDSSIPFSYIADGSGKPVGYSHDIQLAIVEQLKKDLNKPDLKTKYNLVTSQTRIPLIQNGTADVECGSTTNNAERAQQVDFTVNIFEIGTRLLVKKDKDGKPSYADFADLKGKNVVTTAGTTSERIIKAMNADKQMGMNVISAKDHGESFQMLESGRAVAFMMDDALLAGEEAKAKKPDDWVITGTPQSFEAYACMVRKDDPAFKKAVDDAIVALYKSGEINKIYSKWFESPIPPKGLNLNFPMSEKVKELIANPSDKPAPDVKI; encoded by the coding sequence ATGCGCATCGTTCCCCATATCCTGGGCGCAGCTATCGCTGCTGCTCTGATCAGCACTCCAGTTTTCGCCGCCGAACTCACCGGCACACTGAAGAAAATCAACGACTCCGGCACCATCACTCTCGCGCACCGCGACAGCTCCATTCCGTTCTCCTACATCGCAGACGGTTCGGGCAAACCAGTGGGCTACTCCCACGACATTCAGTTGGCTATCGTCGAACAACTGAAAAAAGACCTGAACAAACCCGATCTGAAAACCAAGTACAACCTGGTGACCTCGCAAACCCGTATCCCGTTGATCCAGAACGGCACTGCGGACGTTGAGTGTGGTTCGACCACCAACAACGCCGAACGCGCCCAGCAAGTCGACTTCACCGTTAACATCTTCGAAATCGGCACCCGTCTGCTGGTCAAGAAAGACAAGGATGGCAAGCCGTCCTACGCTGACTTTGCCGACCTGAAAGGCAAAAACGTCGTGACCACCGCCGGCACCACCTCCGAGCGCATCATCAAAGCGATGAACGCCGACAAGCAGATGGGCATGAACGTCATCTCCGCCAAAGACCACGGCGAATCCTTCCAGATGCTGGAAAGCGGCCGCGCCGTAGCCTTCATGATGGACGACGCCCTGCTGGCAGGTGAAGAAGCCAAGGCCAAGAAGCCGGACGACTGGGTCATCACCGGTACGCCGCAGTCCTTTGAAGCCTACGCATGCATGGTGCGTAAAGACGACCCGGCCTTCAAGAAAGCCGTGGATGACGCCATCGTCGCCCTGTACAAATCCGGCGAAATCAACAAGATCTACAGCAAGTGGTTCGAAAGCCCGATCCCACCTAAAGGCCTGAACCTGAACTTCCCGATGAGTGAAAAGGTTAAGGAGCTGATCGCTAACCCAAGCGACAAACCAGCGCCTGACGTAAAAATCTGA
- the argF gene encoding ornithine carbamoyltransferase, whose amino-acid sequence MSARHFLSLMDCTPEELVSVIRRGIELKDLRNRGVLFEPLKNRVLGMIFEKSSTRTRVSFEAGMIQLGGQAIFLSSRDTQLGRGEPIADSARVMSRMLDAVMIRTFAHSTVTEFSANSRVPVINGLSDDLHPCQLLADMQTFLEHRGSIQGKTVAWIGDGNNMCNSYIEAAIQFDFQLRVACPEGYEPDARFLEQAGDRVTVVRDPRDAVIGAHLVSTDVWTSMGQEDETAKRLALFAPFQVTRALLDLAAPDVLFMHCLPAHRGEEISLDLLDDARSVAWDQAENRLHAQKALLEFLVPPSYHHA is encoded by the coding sequence ATGAGCGCAAGGCACTTTCTCTCCCTGATGGATTGCACGCCCGAAGAGCTGGTCAGCGTGATCCGTCGAGGCATTGAGCTTAAAGACCTGCGTAACCGCGGCGTACTGTTCGAGCCTTTGAAAAACCGTGTGCTCGGGATGATTTTCGAGAAGTCGTCGACCCGCACCCGCGTGTCGTTCGAAGCCGGCATGATCCAGCTGGGTGGCCAAGCCATCTTCCTGTCCTCGCGCGACACCCAACTGGGGCGTGGCGAGCCGATTGCCGACAGCGCCCGGGTCATGTCGCGCATGCTCGATGCGGTGATGATCCGTACCTTTGCCCACAGCACCGTGACCGAATTTTCCGCGAACTCGCGGGTACCGGTGATCAACGGCCTGTCCGATGACCTGCACCCCTGCCAGTTGCTGGCCGACATGCAAACCTTCCTGGAGCACCGTGGTTCGATCCAGGGCAAGACCGTGGCCTGGATCGGTGACGGCAACAACATGTGCAACAGTTATATAGAAGCGGCGATCCAGTTCGACTTCCAACTGCGCGTCGCATGCCCGGAAGGCTACGAGCCTGACGCGCGGTTCCTGGAACAGGCCGGTGACCGGGTCACCGTAGTGCGCGACCCGCGTGACGCGGTCATCGGCGCGCACCTGGTGAGCACCGACGTCTGGACCTCCATGGGCCAGGAAGATGAGACCGCCAAGCGCCTCGCGCTGTTCGCACCGTTCCAGGTGACCCGTGCGCTGCTCGACCTGGCTGCGCCGGACGTGCTGTTCATGCACTGCCTGCCCGCTCACCGTGGCGAAGAAATCAGCCTCGACCTGCTCGACGATGCGCGTTCGGTGGCCTGGGACCAGGCGGAAAACCGTCTGCACGCACAAAAGGCGCTGCTTGAATTCCTCGTCCCGCCGTCGTATCACCACGCATGA
- a CDS encoding MIP/aquaporin family protein, protein MTTALQQPSLSSQCMAEFLGTALLIFFGTGCVAALKVAGASFGLWEISIIWGVGVSMAIYLSAGISGAHLNPAVSIALCIFADFEKRKLPFYILAQIAGAFCSAALVYTLYSNLFFDYEQTHHMVRGSQASLELASVFSTYPHALLSTAQAFLVEMVITAILMGVIMALTDDNNGLPRGPLAPLLIGLLIAVIGSAMGPLTGFAMNPARDFGPKLMTFFAGWGEISFTGGRDIPYFLIPIFAPIVGACLGAAAYRGLIARHLPSAAPAIAEVTTDTAVNGKTRIS, encoded by the coding sequence ATGACAACTGCTCTTCAACAGCCTTCACTTTCGAGCCAATGCATGGCCGAATTCCTGGGGACTGCGCTTCTGATCTTCTTCGGTACAGGCTGTGTCGCTGCGCTCAAGGTCGCGGGTGCCAGCTTTGGGTTGTGGGAAATCAGTATCATCTGGGGGGTCGGCGTGAGCATGGCGATCTACCTGAGCGCCGGTATTTCCGGGGCACACCTCAATCCGGCGGTCAGTATCGCCCTGTGCATTTTTGCCGATTTCGAAAAGCGCAAACTGCCCTTCTACATCCTCGCCCAGATCGCCGGCGCCTTCTGTTCCGCCGCGCTGGTCTACACGCTCTACAGCAACCTTTTTTTCGATTACGAACAAACCCACCACATGGTTCGCGGCTCCCAGGCCAGCCTGGAATTGGCGTCGGTGTTCTCCACCTACCCGCATGCGCTGCTGAGCACTGCCCAGGCGTTCCTGGTTGAAATGGTCATCACCGCGATCCTGATGGGCGTGATCATGGCCCTTACCGACGATAACAATGGCCTGCCACGTGGCCCGCTGGCCCCGCTGCTGATCGGCCTGTTGATCGCCGTGATTGGCAGCGCCATGGGCCCGTTGACCGGCTTTGCGATGAACCCGGCGCGGGATTTCGGGCCCAAGCTGATGACCTTTTTCGCCGGCTGGGGTGAAATATCCTTTACTGGCGGCCGCGATATTCCTTACTTCCTGATTCCGATTTTCGCGCCGATTGTCGGCGCATGCCTCGGTGCTGCGGCCTATCGCGGGCTGATTGCCCGTCATCTGCCAAGCGCCGCACCTGCTATAGCTGAAGTAACAACTGACACGGCAGTCAACGGCAAGACGCGTATTTCCTGA
- a CDS encoding amino acid ABC transporter permease, whose product MNYNWDWGVFFKSTGVGSETYLDWYISGLGWTIAIAVVAWIIALLLGSILGVMRTVPNRLVSGIATCYVELFRNVPLLVQLFIWYFLIPDMLPQNLQDWYKQDLNPTTSAYLSVVVCLGLFTAARVCEQVRTGIQALPRGQEAAARAMGFKLPQIYWNVLLPQAYRIIIPPLTSEFLNVFKNSSVASLIGLMELLAQTKQTAEFSANLFEAFTLATLIYFTLNMSLMLLMRLVEKKVAVPGLISVGGK is encoded by the coding sequence ATGAATTACAACTGGGACTGGGGCGTGTTCTTCAAGTCCACCGGCGTGGGCAGCGAGACCTATCTCGACTGGTACATCTCCGGTTTGGGCTGGACCATTGCCATCGCCGTCGTGGCATGGATTATCGCCTTGTTGCTGGGCTCCATTCTGGGGGTCATGCGCACTGTGCCAAACCGCCTCGTATCGGGCATCGCGACCTGCTACGTGGAACTGTTTCGTAACGTGCCGCTGCTGGTTCAGCTGTTTATCTGGTACTTCCTGATACCCGATATGCTCCCGCAAAACCTGCAGGACTGGTACAAACAAGACCTCAACCCGACCACCTCGGCTTACCTGAGCGTTGTCGTGTGCCTGGGCCTGTTCACCGCCGCCCGTGTGTGCGAACAGGTGCGTACCGGCATCCAGGCGCTGCCACGTGGCCAGGAAGCCGCCGCGCGTGCCATGGGCTTCAAGCTGCCACAGATCTACTGGAACGTGCTGCTGCCACAGGCCTACCGCATCATCATTCCGCCCCTTACCTCGGAATTCCTCAACGTGTTCAAGAACTCCTCCGTGGCGTCCTTGATCGGCCTGATGGAATTGCTGGCGCAAACCAAACAGACCGCCGAGTTCTCGGCCAACCTGTTTGAAGCCTTCACCCTGGCCACGCTGATCTACTTCACCTTGAACATGAGCCTGATGTTGCTGATGCGCCTGGTCGAGAAGAAAGTCGCCGTGCCCGGCCTGATCTCCGTGGGGGGTAAATAA
- the glpK gene encoding glycerol kinase GlpK yields MTDIQNKNYIIALDQGTTSSRAIIFDRDANVVCTAQREFAQHYPQAGWVEHDPMEIFATQSAVMVEALAQAGLHHDQVAAIGITNQRETTVVWDKITGRPIYNAIVWQCRRSTEICQQLKRDGHEQYISDTTGLVTDPYFSGTKLKWILDNVEGSRERARNGELLFGTVDSWLIWKFTGGKTHVTDYTNASRTMLFNIHTLEWDAKMLEILDVPREMLPEVKSSSEIYGRTKSGIAIGGIAGDQQAALFGQMCVEAGQAKNTYGTGCFLLMNTGDKAVKSKHGMLTTIACGPRGEVAYALEGAVFNGGSTVQWLRDELKIIADATDTEYFAGKVKDSNGVYLVPAFTGLGAPYWDPYARGALFGLTRGVRVDHIIRAALESIAYQTRDVLDAMQQDSGERLKALRVDGGAVANNFLMQFQADILGTQVERPQMRETTALGAAYLAGLACGFWGSLDELRGKAVIEREFEPMLDEAAKEKLYAGWQKAVSRTRDWEPHEGAE; encoded by the coding sequence ATGACCGACATTCAGAATAAGAACTACATCATTGCCCTTGATCAGGGCACCACCAGTTCGCGGGCGATCATCTTTGATCGCGATGCCAACGTGGTCTGCACCGCCCAGCGTGAATTCGCTCAGCATTACCCGCAAGCCGGCTGGGTCGAACATGACCCGATGGAAATCTTCGCCACCCAAAGCGCGGTGATGGTCGAGGCCCTGGCACAAGCCGGTCTGCACCATGACCAGGTCGCTGCCATCGGTATCACCAACCAGCGTGAAACCACCGTGGTGTGGGACAAGATCACCGGCCGCCCGATCTACAACGCAATCGTCTGGCAGTGCCGCCGTAGCACCGAGATCTGCCAGCAGCTCAAGCGCGATGGCCACGAGCAATACATCAGCGACACCACTGGCCTGGTCACCGACCCGTACTTCTCCGGCACCAAGCTCAAGTGGATCCTCGACAACGTCGAAGGCAGCCGCGAGCGTGCGCGCAATGGCGAATTGCTGTTCGGCACCGTCGACAGCTGGCTGATCTGGAAATTTACCGGCGGCAAAACCCACGTCACCGACTACACCAACGCCTCGCGCACCATGCTCTTCAACATCCACACGCTGGAGTGGGATGCGAAGATGCTGGAGATTCTCGACGTGCCGCGCGAGATGCTGCCGGAAGTTAAGTCGTCTTCAGAAATCTACGGCCGCACCAAAAGCGGTATCGCTATCGGCGGCATCGCGGGCGACCAACAGGCTGCTCTGTTCGGCCAGATGTGCGTGGAAGCCGGGCAGGCCAAGAACACTTATGGCACCGGCTGCTTCCTGCTGATGAACACCGGCGACAAAGCCGTCAAATCCAAACACGGCATGCTCACCACCATCGCCTGCGGTCCACGCGGCGAAGTGGCTTATGCGCTGGAAGGCGCGGTGTTCAACGGTGGTTCCACCGTGCAGTGGCTGCGTGATGAGCTGAAGATCATCGCGGACGCCACCGACACCGAATACTTCGCCGGCAAGGTCAAGGACAGCAACGGCGTCTACCTGGTGCCGGCCTTTACCGGCCTGGGCGCTCCGTACTGGGACCCGTATGCCCGTGGCGCTTTGTTTGGCCTGACTCGTGGCGTACGCGTGGATCACATTATTCGCGCAGCCCTGGAGTCGATTGCCTACCAGACCCGCGACGTGCTGGACGCCATGCAACAGGACTCGGGCGAACGCCTCAAAGCCCTGCGCGTGGACGGCGGCGCGGTGGCCAACAACTTCCTGATGCAGTTCCAGGCCGATATCCTGGGTACCCAGGTCGAGCGCCCGCAAATGCGCGAAACCACGGCACTCGGCGCCGCTTACCTGGCAGGCCTGGCCTGTGGCTTCTGGGGCAGCCTGGACGAGTTGCGCGGCAAGGCCGTGATCGAACGCGAATTCGAGCCGATGCTCGATGAAGCCGCCAAAGAAAAACTCTACGCCGGCTGGCAAAAAGCGGTCAGCCGCACCCGCGACTGGGAACCGCACGAAGGCGCTGAATAA
- a CDS encoding amino acid ABC transporter permease, protein MDFDFSGIIPAIPGLWNGMVMTLQLMVMGVIGGIALGTVLALMRLSSNKLLSRLAGAYVNYFRSIPLLLVITWFYLAVPFVLRWITGEDTPIGAFTSCVVAFMMFEAAYFCEIVRAGVQSIPKGQMGAAQAMGMTYGQTMRLIILPQAFRKMTPLLLQQSIILFQDTSLVYTVGLVDFLNSARSNGDIIGRSNEFLIFAGVVYFIISFSASLLVKRLQKRFAV, encoded by the coding sequence ATGGACTTTGATTTCAGCGGCATCATCCCCGCCATCCCGGGCCTGTGGAACGGCATGGTCATGACCTTGCAGTTAATGGTCATGGGCGTGATCGGCGGCATCGCATTGGGCACCGTGCTCGCGCTGATGCGCCTGTCGTCCAACAAACTGCTGTCGCGCCTGGCCGGCGCCTACGTGAACTACTTCCGCTCGATCCCGCTGCTGTTGGTCATTACCTGGTTCTACCTGGCAGTGCCGTTCGTGCTGCGCTGGATCACCGGCGAAGACACCCCGATCGGGGCGTTCACCTCCTGCGTCGTGGCCTTCATGATGTTCGAAGCCGCGTACTTCTGTGAAATCGTACGGGCCGGCGTGCAGTCGATTCCCAAGGGCCAGATGGGCGCAGCCCAGGCAATGGGCATGACCTACGGCCAGACCATGCGTCTGATCATCCTGCCCCAGGCGTTCCGCAAGATGACCCCGTTGCTGCTGCAACAGTCGATCATCCTGTTCCAGGACACCTCGCTGGTTTACACCGTAGGCCTGGTGGACTTCCTCAACTCCGCCCGCTCCAACGGCGACATCATCGGCCGCTCCAACGAGTTCCTGATCTTCGCCGGTGTCGTCTACTTCATCATCAGCTTTTCCGCCTCGCTGCTGGTCAAGCGTCTGCAAAAAAGGTTTGCCGTATGA
- the glpD gene encoding glycerol-3-phosphate dehydrogenase codes for MNPSTLPAPPLAEVYDVAVIGGGINGVGIAADAAGRGLSVFLCEKDDLASHTSSASSKLIHGGLRYLEHYEFRLVREALAEREVLLAKAPHIVKQMRFVLPHRPHLRPAWMIRAGLFLYDHLGKREKLAGSKSLKFGPDSPLKSEITKGFEYSDCWVDDARLVVLNAMAAREKGAHIHTQTRCVSAHRSNGMWEMNMERADGSLFSIRARALVNAAGPWVAKFIKEDLKLDSPYGIRLIQGSHLIVPKLYEGAHAHILQNEDQRIVFTIPYLNHLTIIGTTDREYTGDPAKVAITEGETDYMLNVVNAHFKKQLSRADIVHTYSGVRPLCNDESDNPSAITRDYTLSLSGGTGEAPILSVFGGKLTTYRKLAESAMAQLAPYFTQMRPSWTATASLPGGENMTTPEALAEAIRAKFDWVPNEIARRWATTYGSRTWRLLEGVQSLADLGDHLGGGLYTREVDYLCAEEWATQPQDVLWRRTKLGLFTTAQEQENVQRYLSKVEQNRTKIEAA; via the coding sequence ATGAACCCTTCCACCTTGCCTGCTCCACCGCTTGCCGAAGTCTATGACGTTGCCGTAATCGGTGGCGGGATCAATGGCGTCGGCATTGCAGCAGACGCAGCCGGTCGCGGTTTGTCGGTATTCCTTTGTGAAAAGGACGACTTGGCCAGCCACACCTCTTCCGCCAGCAGCAAGCTGATCCACGGCGGCCTGCGCTACCTCGAACATTACGAATTCCGCCTGGTGCGCGAAGCCCTGGCAGAACGTGAAGTGCTGCTGGCCAAAGCGCCACACATCGTCAAGCAGATGCGCTTCGTGCTGCCGCACCGCCCGCACCTGCGTCCGGCGTGGATGATTCGCGCCGGCCTGTTCCTCTATGACCACCTGGGCAAGCGCGAAAAACTGGCCGGCTCTAAAAGCCTCAAGTTCGGCCCTGACAGCCCGCTGAAAAGCGAGATCACCAAAGGCTTCGAATACTCCGATTGCTGGGTCGACGACGCCCGTCTGGTCGTACTCAACGCCATGGCCGCGCGTGAAAAAGGTGCGCACATCCACACCCAGACCCGTTGCGTCAGCGCACACCGCAGCAACGGCATGTGGGAAATGAACATGGAACGCGCCGATGGCAGCCTGTTCTCGATCCGTGCTCGTGCACTGGTGAACGCCGCCGGCCCATGGGTCGCCAAGTTCATCAAGGAAGACCTGAAGCTGGATTCGCCCTACGGCATCCGCCTGATCCAGGGCAGCCACCTGATCGTGCCGAAACTGTACGAAGGCGCTCACGCGCACATCCTGCAGAACGAAGATCAGCGCATCGTCTTCACCATTCCGTACCTGAACCACCTGACCATCATCGGCACCACCGACCGTGAATACACCGGTGACCCGGCGAAAGTGGCGATCACTGAAGGTGAAACCGACTACATGCTCAACGTGGTGAATGCTCACTTCAAGAAGCAACTGAGCCGCGCCGACATCGTCCACACCTACTCCGGCGTGCGCCCACTGTGCAACGACGAGTCGGATAACCCCTCGGCCATCACCCGCGACTACACACTGTCGCTGTCGGGCGGCACGGGCGAAGCACCGATCCTTTCAGTGTTCGGCGGCAAGCTCACCACCTACCGCAAACTCGCTGAGTCGGCGATGGCACAGCTGGCGCCTTACTTCACGCAGATGCGCCCAAGCTGGACGGCCACCGCCAGCCTGCCTGGCGGCGAGAATATGACCACGCCAGAAGCGCTGGCCGAGGCGATTCGCGCCAAGTTCGACTGGGTGCCTAACGAGATCGCGCGCCGCTGGGCCACGACCTATGGCAGCCGCACCTGGCGCCTGCTGGAAGGCGTGCAATCCCTGGCCGACCTGGGCGACCACCTCGGCGGTGGCCTGTACACCCGCGAAGTCGATTACCTGTGTGCCGAAGAATGGGCGACTCAACCTCAGGACGTCCTGTGGCGCCGTACCAAGCTTGGCCTGTTCACCACCGCGCAAGAACAGGAAAACGTGCAACGTTACCTGTCCAAGGTTGAGCAGAACCGCACGAAGATTGAAGCGGCCTGA
- a CDS encoding ABC transporter ATP-binding protein, producing the protein MSQPLLLNLRNLACGYQDQRVVQNLNLHLNAGDIGCLLGSSGCGKTTTLRAIAGFEPVHEGEISLAGEVISSAGFTLAPEKRRIGMVFQDYALFPHLSVADNIAFGIRKHPQKDRVVAELLELVNLNNLGQRFPHELSGGQQQRVALARALAPEPQLLLLDEPFSNLDGELRRKLSHEVRDILKARGTSAILVTHDQEEAFAVSDHVGVFKEGRLEQWDTPYNLYHEPQTPYVASFIGQGYFIRGQLSSPESVSTELGDLRGNRAYTWPTGGAVDVLLRPDDIVYAPDSALKARIVGKTFLGASTLYRLQLPTGAQLESIFPSHADHQVGAQVGIRVAAEHLVLFQASGSTAAQIPQVESGVRRYSPAH; encoded by the coding sequence ATGAGCCAGCCATTACTGCTGAACCTGCGCAACCTGGCGTGCGGCTATCAAGATCAACGGGTGGTGCAGAACCTCAACCTGCACCTCAACGCCGGCGACATCGGCTGCCTGCTGGGCTCTTCGGGCTGCGGCAAAACCACGACCTTGCGCGCGATTGCAGGGTTTGAGCCAGTGCACGAGGGTGAAATCAGCCTGGCCGGCGAAGTGATTTCCAGTGCCGGGTTCACCCTGGCACCAGAGAAACGCCGGATCGGCATGGTGTTCCAGGACTACGCGCTGTTTCCGCACTTGAGCGTGGCCGACAACATCGCCTTCGGCATTCGCAAGCACCCGCAAAAAGACCGTGTCGTCGCCGAGCTGCTGGAACTGGTCAACCTGAACAACCTCGGCCAGCGTTTTCCTCACGAGCTTTCCGGCGGCCAGCAGCAACGCGTCGCCCTCGCCCGCGCCCTCGCACCGGAGCCACAACTGTTGCTGTTGGATGAGCCGTTCTCCAACCTTGACGGCGAACTGCGGCGCAAGCTCAGCCATGAGGTGCGCGACATCCTCAAGGCACGCGGCACCAGCGCGATTCTGGTCACCCATGATCAGGAAGAAGCCTTCGCCGTGAGCGACCACGTGGGGGTTTTCAAAGAAGGCCGTCTTGAGCAGTGGGACACGCCCTACAACCTCTATCACGAACCACAGACACCTTACGTCGCGAGCTTTATCGGCCAGGGCTATTTCATCCGCGGTCAATTGAGCTCACCGGAATCGGTCAGCACCGAACTGGGTGACCTGCGCGGCAATCGCGCCTACACCTGGCCAACAGGTGGCGCGGTGGACGTGTTGCTGCGCCCGGATGACATCGTCTACGCACCGGACAGCGCGTTGAAAGCGCGGATCGTCGGCAAGACGTTCCTCGGCGCCTCGACGCTGTACCGCCTGCAACTGCCTACGGGCGCGCAGTTGGAGTCGATTTTCCCCAGCCATGCCGACCATCAGGTGGGTGCGCAGGTGGGGATTCGGGTGGCGGCGGAGCATCTGGTGTTGTTCCAAGCGTCCGGCAGTACGGCGGCGCAGATTCCTCAGGTCGAATCCGGCGTTCGCCGCTACAGCCCCGCGCACTAA
- a CDS encoding amino acid ABC transporter ATP-binding protein has protein sequence MISIKNINKWYGDFQVLTDCSTEVKKGEVIVVCGPSGSGKSTLIKCVNALEPFQKGDIVVDGTSIADPKTNLPKLRSRVGMVFQHFELFPHLTITENLTIAQIKVLGRSKEEATKKGLQLLERVGLSAHAHKHPGQLSGGQQQRVAIARALAMDPIVMLFDEPTSALDPEMVNEVLDVMVQLAQEGMTMMCVTHEMGFARKVADRVIFMDAGKIIEDCPKEEFFGDISARSERAQHFLEKILQH, from the coding sequence ATGATCTCTATCAAGAATATCAACAAGTGGTATGGCGACTTCCAGGTGCTGACCGATTGCAGCACCGAGGTTAAAAAAGGCGAAGTGATCGTGGTGTGCGGGCCATCGGGTTCGGGCAAATCCACCCTGATCAAATGCGTCAACGCGCTGGAACCGTTCCAGAAAGGCGACATCGTGGTCGATGGCACGTCGATCGCCGACCCGAAGACCAACCTGCCAAAACTGCGCTCACGCGTCGGCATGGTGTTCCAGCACTTCGAACTGTTCCCGCACCTGACCATCACCGAAAACCTGACCATCGCGCAGATCAAGGTGCTCGGCCGCAGCAAGGAAGAAGCCACCAAGAAAGGCCTGCAACTGCTTGAGCGCGTCGGCCTGTCGGCACACGCCCACAAGCACCCGGGCCAACTGTCCGGCGGCCAGCAACAGCGTGTGGCGATTGCCCGCGCGCTGGCCATGGACCCGATCGTTATGCTGTTCGACGAACCGACCTCCGCCCTCGACCCGGAAATGGTCAACGAAGTGCTCGACGTGATGGTGCAACTGGCCCAGGAAGGCATGACCATGATGTGCGTGACCCACGAAATGGGCTTCGCCCGCAAAGTGGCCGACCGCGTGATCTTCATGGACGCAGGCAAGATCATCGAAGACTGCCCGAAAGAGGAATTCTTCGGCGATATCAGCGCCCGCTCCGAACGTGCGCAGCACTTCCTTGAGAAAATCCTGCAGCACTAA